The following proteins come from a genomic window of Mustela lutreola isolate mMusLut2 chromosome 6, mMusLut2.pri, whole genome shotgun sequence:
- the LY6G6C gene encoding lymphocyte antigen 6 complex locus protein G6c has translation MGKEGPPEAGKGGTFGIINSKKATDSQSWIPETLLCQLLHLLPSPGTFIMKGFLLLILSALLCWVSADIRCHSCYKVPVLGCVDRQSCRLEPGQQCLTTNVYLGKMWVFSNLRCGTPEEPCRETFNQTNHKLGLTYNTTCCNKDNCNSPAPRPTPALALVLLTSVAGLGLWLLH, from the exons ATGGGGAAGGAGGGGCCaccagaggcagggaagggagggaccTTTGGGATTATAAATTCCAAAAAGGCCACTGACTCCCAGAGCTGGATCCCTGAAACTCTACTCTGTCAGCTGCTGCACTTGCTACCATCCCCGGGGACCTTCATCATGAAAGGCTTTCTGCTGCTCATCctgtctgctctgctctgctgggtCTCAG CTGATATTCGCTGTCACTCCTGCTACAAGGTCCCTGTGCTGGGCTGTGTCGACCGGCAGTCCTGCCGCCTGGAACCAGGACAGCAGTGCCTGACAACGAATGTGTACCTCG GTAAGATGTGGGTTTTCTCCAACCTTCGATGTGGCACACCGGAAGAGCCTTGTCGGGAGACCTTCAACCAAACCAACCACAAGCTGGGCCTGACCTATAACACCACCTGTTGCAACAAGGACAACTGCAACAGCCCAGCTCCTCggcccaccccagccctggccctcgTCCTCCTCACCTCTGTGGCCGGCCTTGGCCTCTGGCTGCTGCACTGA
- the LY6G6D gene encoding lymphocyte antigen 6 complex locus protein G6d isoform X2 gives MRCFQCKGDSSNSCKETVATCGEGEHCGFLERKPQPGPGQNQLSGNPSVTLIHHYRACVAAHHCNQVETELVGDVTYTTHRECCVGDLCNSAVASTVAPPCVLAAAAAALAWLLPALWRD, from the exons ATGCGGTGCTTCCAGTGCAAAGGAGATTCCAGCAACTCCTGCAAAGAGACGGTGGCCACCTGCGGGGAGGGGGAGCACTGTGGCTTCCTGGAGCGCAagccccagcctggccccggGCAGAACCAGCTGTCTGGAAACC ccTCAGTGACCTTGATTCATCACTATCGAGCCTGTGTGGCGGCCCATCATTGCAATCAAGTGGAAACGGAGTTGGTGGGAGACGTGACTTACACAACCCACAGGGAATGCTGCGTCGGAGACCTGTGTAACAGCGCTGTGGCAAGCACCGTGGCCCCGCCATGTGTGTTGGCTGCAGCAGCCGCCGCCCTGGCCTGGCTCTTGCCAGCACTGTGGAGAGACTAG
- the LY6G6D gene encoding lymphocyte antigen 6 complex locus protein G6d isoform X1 translates to MNSLLVAVLLSTLLGSALGTRMRCFQCKGDSSNSCKETVATCGEGEHCGFLERKPQPGPGQNQLSGNPSVTLIHHYRACVAAHHCNQVETELVGDVTYTTHRECCVGDLCNSAVASTVAPPCVLAAAAAALAWLLPALWRD, encoded by the exons ATGAACTCTCTACTGGTCGCTGTCCTGCTCAGCACCCTACTGGGGTCTGCCCTGG GAACCCGCATGCGGTGCTTCCAGTGCAAAGGAGATTCCAGCAACTCCTGCAAAGAGACGGTGGCCACCTGCGGGGAGGGGGAGCACTGTGGCTTCCTGGAGCGCAagccccagcctggccccggGCAGAACCAGCTGTCTGGAAACC ccTCAGTGACCTTGATTCATCACTATCGAGCCTGTGTGGCGGCCCATCATTGCAATCAAGTGGAAACGGAGTTGGTGGGAGACGTGACTTACACAACCCACAGGGAATGCTGCGTCGGAGACCTGTGTAACAGCGCTGTGGCAAGCACCGTGGCCCCGCCATGTGTGTTGGCTGCAGCAGCCGCCGCCCTGGCCTGGCTCTTGCCAGCACTGTGGAGAGACTAG